In a single window of the Diabrotica undecimpunctata isolate CICGRU chromosome 11, icDiaUnde3, whole genome shotgun sequence genome:
- the LOC140452617 gene encoding uncharacterized protein yields MCKPLEKIINKRLIWFLKQNNLIDAAQWGFRPNQSTMDNLVPLQTEIIQAVSNKTTDVIIVALDLESAFDTINRAAVIRKLEQLNLTGNILIFKNNYLQERSFKVVANRKTSTSYILQN; encoded by the coding sequence ATGTGCAAACCACtagaaaagataataaataaacgtttgatttggtTTCTTAAGCAAAATAATCTGATAGATGCAGCACAGTGGGGATTCAGACCCAATCAAAGTACGATGGACAACCTGGTACCTCTCCAAACAGAAATAATCCAAGCAGTATCAAATAAGACGACTGACGTCATCATAGTTGCCTTAGACTTAGAAAGTGCCTTCGACACAATAAACAGAGCTGCTGTTATTAGAAAACTTGAGCAACTAAATTTAACGGGTAATATTctcatctttaaaaacaattatcTACAAGAGAGATCATTCAAAGTAGTTGCAAACAGGAAAACATCTACATCATATATCTTACAAAATTGA